In a single window of the Helicobacter felis ATCC 49179 genome:
- a CDS encoding SEL1-like repeat protein: MHASSFKNPIAKEYTAQTLYQIGVAYKMGIGTGKKRKKAIKFLEKAVEFGNKEAMQALEGLE, from the coding sequence TTGCATGCCTCATCTTTTAAAAATCCAATAGCTAAGGAATATACTGCTCAAACTCTTTATCAAATTGGAGTAGCCTATAAAATGGGCATTGGCACGGGTAAAAAGCGTAAAAAGGCGATCAAGTTCTTAGAAAAGGCCGTGGAGTTTGGCAATAAAGAAGCGATGCAAGCTTTAGAGGGCTTGGAGTAG
- a CDS encoding sel1 repeat family protein, whose protein sequence is MLFNLHRLVLLLGFIWLALTPLRAFDLDTSLGPQALQGFEALQQHNDREAFKDFKRAHENGNVLGTTLLGIAYMEGRGTKVDYYLAKTYFDSALRILKTWREGSGIGNMASSLTPLQSSTALLVANYGLATMAARLRHA, encoded by the coding sequence ATGTTGTTTAATTTGCACAGATTAGTGTTATTGTTAGGATTTATTTGGCTAGCGTTGACTCCTTTGAGGGCGTTTGACTTGGACACTTCGCTAGGACCGCAAGCTTTGCAAGGTTTTGAGGCCCTCCAACAACATAATGATAGAGAGGCTTTTAAGGATTTCAAGCGAGCGCATGAAAATGGCAATGTTTTAGGCACGACTCTTTTAGGGATTGCCTATATGGAGGGTAGGGGGACAAAAGTAGATTATTATCTGGCTAAAACCTACTTTGATTCAGCTTTACGGATTTTAAAGACTTGGCGCGAGGGGAGTGGAATAGGAAATATGGCTTCCTCTCTGACACCGCTACAATCTTCGACTGCTCTTCTCGTTGCCAACTATGGTTTGGCTACCATGGCAGCAAGGCTTAGGCATGCCTAA
- a CDS encoding tetratricopeptide repeat protein, with the protein MSFCRNSYSMSVLMKIITGFLVLWVACAPLRGSNFDEGIGPLLYEGINAESHHNYKKAYKIYQQAHESGNVLGTALLGKMYAYGLGAEANPGKAKVYFHIVLKDTKVKHESRLTISYDQAGEVGNERYSPTFLSAAMIVANLGLAHLYQEGLGMGKSPRKAFKLYKHILVRMGANRGHGFMLGMFMNMATLGLSGAVAGHSLKLKNLPVALIQKLPYIKTLVSQTLYEMGMAYKMGIGTGKSRSKAKECFQMAIDLGSNQALEAMRDLQ; encoded by the coding sequence ATGAGTTTTTGTAGAAATAGTTACAGCATGTCCGTGTTGATGAAAATCATCACTGGGTTTTTGGTGTTGTGGGTAGCATGCGCGCCTTTGAGGGGAAGTAATTTTGATGAAGGTATCGGCCCTCTTTTGTATGAGGGAATCAATGCGGAATCTCATCATAACTATAAGAAGGCCTACAAAATTTACCAACAAGCACATGAGTCAGGCAATGTGTTAGGCACTGCGCTTTTGGGTAAGATGTATGCCTATGGTTTAGGGGCTGAGGCCAACCCCGGTAAGGCTAAAGTTTATTTTCATATTGTGCTCAAAGACACCAAAGTCAAGCATGAATCAAGGCTTACGATCAGCTATGATCAAGCCGGAGAAGTAGGCAATGAAAGATATTCTCCCACCTTTTTGAGTGCGGCTATGATTGTGGCTAATTTAGGTTTAGCTCATCTCTACCAAGAGGGTTTGGGCATGGGCAAAAGTCCTAGAAAAGCCTTTAAACTTTATAAGCATATTTTAGTGAGGATGGGTGCCAATAGGGGCCATGGATTTATGCTAGGAATGTTCATGAACATGGCAACTTTGGGACTTTCTGGAGCAGTGGCTGGACATAGCCTTAAGTTAAAAAATCTCCCCGTTGCACTTATACAGAAACTCCCCTACATCAAAACTCTCGTGTCTCAGACCCTTTATGAGATGGGCATGGCTTATAAAATGGGTATTGGTACGGGTAAAAGCCGTAGCAAGGCTAAAGAATGCTTTCAAATGGCGATTGATTTGGGTAGCAACCAAGCCCTAGAAGCCATGCGCGATCTCCAATAG
- a CDS encoding restriction endonuclease: protein MMWLILAGITLVCVVVIQRFKAPPNTPSQTLQRPPPKQPSAPTPASSDLHAFEIEKPHGYFDQNTKKENKNMEKGREYENFIAQEYAQQGYGLIFHRDLGKQDQKIDLIVAKGEEVLFIQCKNWNKKTGHRVGLDYVQEFLQNCDALEKAEYRGKNCQRLLILSSPVLEKEAWQFIKEHTQDLRVDFKIIEHKEGVSMDYAKKYRDLVAAYYAGQGFNVKRYDESKDNQEKHLAFTRIDLILRKDKQIIFAQCRNWNPDGEHKIDAKYLEKFLQDCHGYQSHLYRDDFEYYKQCFFKNIVVLNSSKLLVPDAFEFIKSQKDKKEHERVFYEVLVPSSSMDKVSKYESKHE from the coding sequence ATGATGTGGCTCATCCTTGCAGGAATAACCCTTGTTTGTGTTGTTGTGATCCAACGCTTCAAAGCACCGCCCAACACTCCTAGCCAAACTCTCCAAAGACCACCCCCTAAACAACCCAGCGCACCCACCCCCGCGTCAAGTGATTTACACGCATTTGAGATAGAAAAACCCCATGGGTATTTTGATCAAAACACTAAAAAGGAGAATAAAAACATGGAAAAGGGGCGTGAGTATGAAAATTTTATCGCTCAGGAGTATGCCCAACAAGGCTATGGGCTCATTTTTCATCGCGATCTAGGCAAACAAGATCAAAAAATTGATCTCATTGTGGCTAAGGGTGAGGAGGTGCTTTTTATCCAATGTAAAAACTGGAATAAAAAAACGGGTCATCGTGTGGGTTTGGACTATGTCCAAGAGTTTTTACAAAATTGCGATGCCCTAGAAAAAGCAGAATATCGAGGCAAAAATTGCCAAAGACTTCTAATACTCTCTAGCCCCGTGCTAGAAAAAGAGGCGTGGCAATTTATCAAGGAACACACCCAAGACCTACGGGTGGATTTTAAAATCATAGAACACAAAGAAGGAGTTAGTATGGATTACGCCAAAAAATATAGGGATTTAGTGGCCGCTTATTATGCAGGTCAGGGCTTCAATGTCAAACGATACGATGAGAGTAAAGACAATCAAGAGAAACATTTGGCATTCACCCGCATCGATTTGATTTTGCGCAAAGACAAACAAATCATCTTTGCGCAGTGCAGAAACTGGAATCCAGATGGAGAACATAAGATCGATGCCAAGTATTTAGAGAAGTTTCTGCAAGATTGCCATGGCTATCAAAGCCATTTGTATCGCGATGATTTTGAGTATTACAAACAATGCTTCTTTAAAAATATCGTAGTGCTCAATAGCTCTAAGCTACTCGTCCCCGATGCCTTTGAGTTCATCAAGAGCCAAAAGGATAAAAAAGAGCATGAGCGGGTGTTTTATGAGGTGCTAGTCCCCTCATCTAGTATGGACAAGGTGAGCAAGTATGAGAGCAAACATGAGTAA
- a CDS encoding tetratricopeptide repeat protein, translating into MLKNRFLSLVGALFLSVGLCGAESAEEVFKKAMDYYRQKNYTKAFEYAKRATDLRNADGYDILGIMYCKGQGVKKDLHKAFEYFKKATEGGVARAYEYLGIMYEEGEGVNKDYRKALEYYHKAADAGETSAYNILGNMYYSGKGVVKDYKKALQYYHKAADAGFAVAYNNLGVMYTNGEGVGVDKEMAYEYFKKACKMGYESGCKNAKSLLGD; encoded by the coding sequence ATGTTAAAGAATCGCTTTTTAAGTCTTGTGGGAGCTTTGTTTTTGTCTGTGGGATTGTGTGGGGCAGAGAGCGCAGAAGAGGTTTTTAAAAAGGCGATGGATTACTACAGACAAAAGAATTATACAAAGGCGTTCGAATATGCCAAAAGAGCGACAGACTTGCGGAATGCTGATGGATACGATATTCTAGGTATTATGTATTGTAAGGGACAAGGCGTTAAGAAAGACCTTCATAAAGCTTTTGAATATTTTAAAAAAGCTACGGAGGGTGGAGTTGCTAGAGCTTATGAATATCTAGGTATCATGTATGAGGAGGGAGAAGGAGTGAATAAAGATTATAGAAAAGCCTTAGAGTATTACCACAAAGCCGCCGATGCGGGGGAGACTAGTGCTTATAATATTTTAGGAAACATGTATTATTCCGGTAAGGGAGTGGTGAAAGATTACAAAAAAGCTTTGCAATACTACCACAAAGCCGCCGATGCGGGGTTTGCTGTTGCTTATAATAATTTAGGGGTGATGTATACTAATGGCGAGGGCGTAGGGGTGGATAAAGAAATGGCTTATGAATATTTTAAAAAAGCCTGCAAAATGGGGTATGAATCAGGTTGCAAGAACGCCAAGAGTCTTTTGGGGGATTAG
- the obgE gene encoding GTPase ObgE, with the protein MFVDSVEILIASGKGGPGAVSFRREKFVIKGGPDGGDGGDGGDVFVQVSNNTDTLGAFRGKKHYKAKNGAPGGPKLCSGKKGESVTLIVPPGTQIYDQQSGELLGDFIECGVPVKLLQGGKGGMGNARFKNAVQQRPTYAQKGLEGVELSVRLELKLIADVGLVGFPNVGKSTLISVISNARPKIANYAFTTLVPNLGVVSVGDFKEFVIADIPGVIEGASEGKGLGLAFLRHIERTQFLLFVLDVSLDLEAQYQKLRHELGAFSPILQQRAFGVAINKIDLLPPEELASVLNAFEKSLDPKPAFILPLSAHTTTNTAKLVQVLAQNLGKG; encoded by the coding sequence ATGTTTGTAGATAGTGTAGAAATTTTGATTGCTTCTGGCAAGGGCGGTCCGGGAGCGGTGAGCTTTCGGCGGGAGAAATTTGTGATCAAGGGCGGTCCAGATGGGGGTGATGGGGGTGATGGGGGTGATGTGTTTGTGCAAGTGAGCAATAACACCGACACACTGGGGGCTTTTAGAGGCAAAAAGCATTACAAAGCCAAAAATGGCGCGCCCGGAGGTCCTAAGTTGTGCAGTGGAAAAAAGGGAGAGAGTGTTACCCTCATTGTGCCTCCAGGGACACAGATTTATGATCAGCAAAGCGGGGAACTCTTGGGGGATTTTATAGAATGTGGCGTGCCGGTCAAGCTCTTGCAGGGAGGCAAGGGGGGAATGGGCAATGCGCGTTTTAAAAATGCCGTGCAACAACGCCCCACCTACGCGCAAAAGGGGCTAGAGGGGGTGGAGTTGAGCGTGCGCTTGGAGCTAAAACTCATTGCTGATGTGGGTTTGGTGGGCTTTCCTAATGTGGGAAAAAGCACTCTAATTAGCGTGATCTCTAATGCGCGCCCCAAAATCGCTAATTATGCCTTCACGACCTTAGTGCCTAATTTGGGTGTGGTGAGCGTGGGGGATTTTAAAGAATTTGTGATCGCCGACATTCCCGGAGTCATAGAGGGGGCTAGTGAGGGCAAGGGCTTAGGGCTAGCATTCTTAAGACACATTGAGCGCACGCAGTTTTTACTCTTTGTGCTGGATGTAAGTTTGGATTTAGAGGCGCAGTATCAAAAGTTGCGCCACGAATTGGGCGCGTTTTCGCCCATTCTGCAACAGCGCGCCTTTGGGGTGGCGATCAATAAAATAGACCTGCTCCCCCCTGAAGAGCTTGCTAGTGTTCTAAACGCCTTTGAAAAGAGTTTAGACCCCAAGCCCGCCTTTATTCTGCCCCTCTCCGCGCATACCACCACCAATACCGCTAAATTAGTGCAAGTGTTGGCGCAGAATTTGGGCAAAGGCTAA
- a CDS encoding ABC transporter ATP-binding protein has product MILRANDLCKTYCISQGLFKPPKLIHAVRNITFKVHPGEILSVVGESGCGKSTTAKLLMGIESLSSGEILFNDKSLTQFSKADWQEYRKHVQMIFQDPYSSLNPRWQVGDIIAEPLLLNTNFSRQERHEKVLEMMDYVGLKREWIERYPHQFSGGQRQRIGIARALIIRPKVVICDEPVSALDVSIQAQVLNLLLDLQKEMGLTYVFISHDLGVVEHISDRILVMYQGEIVERGDVDALLSDPKDPYTKKLLNAVPHLEKSMQRFS; this is encoded by the coding sequence ATGATTTTAAGAGCTAACGATCTATGCAAGACCTACTGCATTTCTCAAGGACTTTTTAAGCCCCCAAAGCTCATCCACGCGGTGCGCAATATCACCTTTAAGGTGCACCCGGGAGAGATTTTAAGCGTGGTAGGAGAGAGTGGTTGTGGGAAGAGCACTACGGCCAAACTCTTAATGGGAATTGAGAGTCTTAGCTCAGGAGAGATTTTATTTAATGACAAGAGTTTAACTCAATTTAGCAAAGCCGATTGGCAGGAATACCGCAAACATGTACAAATGATTTTTCAAGACCCTTATTCTAGTCTTAATCCTAGATGGCAGGTGGGAGACATCATCGCCGAGCCCCTCTTGCTCAATACAAACTTTTCCAGACAAGAGCGGCACGAAAAGGTTTTAGAGATGATGGATTATGTGGGACTTAAGCGCGAATGGATTGAGCGTTACCCCCATCAATTCTCAGGAGGGCAACGCCAACGCATCGGAATTGCGCGCGCGCTCATTATCCGTCCTAAAGTGGTGATCTGTGATGAGCCCGTTTCAGCCCTAGATGTCTCCATTCAAGCCCAAGTGCTCAATCTATTATTGGATTTGCAAAAAGAAATGGGCTTGACCTATGTTTTTATTAGCCACGATTTGGGCGTGGTGGAGCACATTAGCGATCGTATTTTGGTGATGTATCAGGGGGAAATTGTGGAGCGCGGAGATGTGGACGCGCTTTTAAGCGATCCTAAAGACCCCTACACCAAAAAACTTTTAAACGCCGTGCCCCATTTAGAAAAATCCATGCAACGCTTTTCTTGA